From one Erinaceus europaeus chromosome 4, mEriEur2.1, whole genome shotgun sequence genomic stretch:
- the LOC132538283 gene encoding olfactory receptor 2B6-like codes for MELINTSHPEEFILLGFADHPWLELPLFVILLITYPMAMVGNLTIILVSILDPRLHSPMYFFLTNLSFLDMCYTTSVVPQMMFNLGSSRKTISYTGCVIQLYSFHTMGGAECLLLALMSFDRYVAICKPLHYTLIMNGRLCILLASIVWLTGITYAVSEATATLQLPLCGLNTLDHILCEIPVLIQNACGEKSANELALSVVCIFIVIVPLCLILASYALIGHAVFKIKSSEGRKKAFGTCSSHLLVVFLFFGPVISMYLQPSSSISKDQPKFMALFYGVVTPTLNPFIYTLRNKDVKGALGSLVKRIFIAK; via the coding sequence ATGGAATTAATTAACACATCCCATCCTGAAGAGTTCATTTTGCTCGGCTTTGCTGACCACCCTTGGCTGGAGCTCCCTCTGTTTGTTATTCTTCTCATCACATACCCCATGGCCATGGTAGGAAATTTAACCATCATTCTTGTGTCCATCTTGGACCCCCGACTGCACAGCCCCATGTATTTCTTCCTCACTAACCTCTCTTTTTTGGACATGTGCTATACCACTAGTGTGGTCCCTCAGATGATGTTTAACCTGGGAAGCTCTAGGAAGACGATCAGCTACACAGGGTGTGTGATACAACTGTATTCGTTTCACACAATGGGTGGTGCAGAATGTCTGCTTCTGGCTCTGATGTCCTTtgatcgctatgtggccatctgcaagcCCCTGCACTACACCCTCATCATGAATGGGCGCCTCTGTATCCTCTTAGCATCTATTGTGTGGCTGACTGGAATCACCTATGCAGTCTCAGAGGCCACTGCCACATTGCAGTTGCCACTGTGTGGTCTCAATACACTGGATCACATATTGTGTGAGATTCCTGTTTTGATACAGAATGCTTGTGGTGAAAAGAGTGCTAATGAGCTTGCACTTTCTGTGGTATGTATTTTTATTGTAATTGTTCCTCTGTGCCTAATTCTTGCTTCTTATGCTTTAATTGGACATGCtgtatttaaaattaaatcttctgagggaaggaaaaaggcCTTTGGAACCTGTTCCTCCCATCTCCTGGTAGTGTTCTTATTTTTTGGACCCGTCATCAGCATGTACCTTCAGCCATCATCCTCTATTTCAAAGGACCAGCCCAAGTTCATGGCTCTGTTCTATGGAGTGGTGACTCCTACCCTCAACCCTTTCATCTACACCCTGAGAAATAAGGACGTAAAGGGGGCTTTAGGCAGCCTGGTAAAGAGAATTTTTATTGCAAAATAA